Proteins found in one Camelus bactrianus isolate YW-2024 breed Bactrian camel chromosome 5, ASM4877302v1, whole genome shotgun sequence genomic segment:
- the PPP1R7 gene encoding protein phosphatase 1 regulatory subunit 7 isoform X4, giving the protein MAAERGAGQQQSQEMMEEGQELPVDMETINLDRDAEDVDLNHYRIGKIEGFEVLKKVKTLCLRQNLIKCIENLEELQSLRELDLYDNQIKKIENLEALTELEILDISFNLLRNIEGIDKLTRLKKLFLVNNKINKIENISTLHQLQMLELGSNRIRAIENIDTLTNLESLFLGKNKITKLQNLDALTNLTVLSMQSNRLTKIEGLQSLVNLRELYLSHNGIEVIEGLDSNNKLTMLDIASNRIKKIENVSHLTELQEFWMNDNLLESWSDLDELKGARNLETVYLERNPLQRDPQYRRKVMLALPTVRQIDATFVRF; this is encoded by the exons AAGGACAAGAGCTGCCTGTGGACATGGAAACCATTAACCTGGACAGAGATGCAGAG GACGTTGACTTGAATCATTACCGCATTGGAAAAATTGAAGGATTTGAGGTGCTGAAGAAAGTGAAG ACTCTCTGCCTCCGTCAGAATTTAATTAAATGCATTGAGAATCTGGAGGAGCTACAGAGTCTCCGAGAGCTGGATCTTTACGACAACCAAATCAAGAAGATTGAGAACCTGGAGGCGCTGACAGAGCTGGA GATTCTAGATATTTCTTTTAATCTGCTGAGAAACATTGAAGGAATTGATAAGTTGACACGACTGAAAAAGCTCTTCTTGGTCAacaacaaaatcaataaaattgagaaCATAAGCACCTTACACCAACTGCAGATGCTGGAGCTGGGGTCCAACCGCATCCGG GCAATTGAAAATATTGACACATTAACCAATCTGGAGAGTTTGTTTTTGGGGAAAAACAAGATCACTAAACTTCAGAACCTGGATGCCCTCACCAACCTGACAGTCCTCAGCATGCAG agcAACCGGCTGACCAAGATCGAGGGTCTGCAGAGTCTGGTGAACCTGCGGGAGCTCTACCTCAGCCACAACGGCATCGAGGTCATCGAGGGCCTGGACAGCAAC aaCAAACTCACAATGTTGGACATTGCATCGAATAGAATCAAAAAGATTGAAAACGTCAGCCACCTCACAGAGCTGCAGGAGTTCTGG ATGAATGACAACCTCCTGGAGAGCTGGAGCGATCTGGACGAGCTGAAGGGTGCCAGGAACCTGGAGACGGTGTACCTGGAGCGGAACCCCCTGCAGAGGGACCCCCAGTACCGGCGGAAGGTCATGCTGGCCCTCCCCACCGTGCGGCAGATCGACGCCACCTTCGTCAGGTTCTGA